Part of the Brevibacillus brevis genome is shown below.
AAATCGCTGGGGATCGGGTATAGCGTCATCGTGTATCCGGCCTTTTACATGGGCCTGCTGGTAGCCATGTTCCCTTGGTACAAGCTGCTTTCCGAGATACTGGACAAATATTTGACCTGACAAGGAGCGGTCAGCTATGACAAAGCTGTTGTCCATCATGATGTGCATTGTTTTTACCCTCGGCATCATTGTTTCCAGTCTGTCCGAAATCAACAATTCAGTCGTCCGGGATGGCGGCCTGCGGGATCGGGCTGTCAGCTGGATCGACCAGGCGATTCCTTGAATCTGCTTTCCTCCATTAGATAGGAAGCTTGCCGTTTGAATTCCATAAACCAGAAGGAGTGATTTTCATGTCAAAGATGTTCTTTATTTTCTTGGCTTGCGTGATGGTGCTCGGGATCGGAGTAAGCTCGTATGGCAACGAGCTGAGCCCGGCTGCCAACAGCTCTGCTGAAAGCATCAACAACTCGATCAGTTCGCTCAATTACGACACGCGAAATGAAAACATCAACTTCCGGACGCAAAACGGAACGTCGTACACTTCCAACTGATATGCTGACCCATCACGTTTTTCTCGTCATTTTAATCATGGTGGGGAGCCTGTGCGCTGTTCTGTGGGGTCTCCATCCGGAAGATCAGCTGCGCGAAACGCAAGAGGAAAGGGTGCATAGGGCTGCGACAGTCATCTTTCATTGAAAGAATGCTTGAGAGCGGCAGCGAACTATGGTCAAACTGAAAGTTTTTTTAATCTGCCTTACAGTCCTTATTCTCGTCTTTTCAGCGGTGGGAGCCTTCCATTTGTATGCCATGGAAAGGGCAATGGCGCGAAGCATCTATGCCGATCTGCTCGATGACATGCAGGATATCGGTTACCTGGATCCGGCCTTGGAAGAATACTATTTGCAGGAAATGGCCGACATGGGCTGGGATGTATCCGGTGATGTGTTTGCAGGGAGCTGGCCCCGATCCGAGCATGAGCGGGCTCGAAAAGAACGCCAGGAAACGGTGACGCTCTCTGTAACGATCAGGCCTTCTATCGTTTCAGGGTGGCTGCATCGCTTTGTGGAGGGAGAGATCGCGTTTAGCTTCGCAGGCAGCCGTCCCTCCGAATATTTTGACCCGGGGTGGTAGTCTTTGAATAAATTGATCGCGATTTTGGCTTTGCTCGTTCTGGTACTGCCGCTGACCGTGAATCTCTTGTTGACTGGCCCGGACAACCTCATGTCCGCATGCTCGCAATTTTTCGGCGAGCTGCTGGGCAGTGTGACGAGATTCGGTACGAGCTGATGGGGCAACTGATTGCCGTCATTTTGAACGTCATGGTACTGCTGATCGTTCCGCTTGGCATTTTGCAGGTGCATACGGTTGTTCAAACCAAAAACGAACTGCTGGAGGTCAGTGCTGCAGCCGCCAAATACGTGAGCAATCACGGTGGGAAAGATGGAACGAGCATACAGCAGGAGGTACGTCGGTTGGTTTCCCAGGAGTTGGCGGAAAAGCAATTCTCTTTGTCGGATCGCGATTTGACGGTGAGCATCAGCAGGACCCGTTCCGCCGATCCGGTATTGTGGAGCCACGAAGACGAGTTTGAATTGACTGTGGAGGTTCCTTTTCCCGTCTTTACCGATTTGTTTCCTATGCCAGCAGACAGGATGAAGGTGACGCGGAGAGGGACGATTAACGTCATGGATTATGATCTGTAGTAACCGGAAACCGGGAAGCAAGGTGACGCGAAGAGGAGGCTATCTGTACGGGTATCAATGTCTTGTCCATTTCGATGATGCTCTTCTTTCTCCTGATCGGAATATTTATTGTAGATACGGATGTAACGATGCAGAAAAAAACGGAAGTGAAAGCACTGCTGGAGCTGGCAAACCACCATGCGACCTTTGCCGTCGATCCAATCCTAAAGACAGAGGGCGTCATCGACCTGATGGAGGACGAAGCGATGGAACGCTTCGCTGCCAGGATGAGTGAAAACGGCGGGTATCGTTTGGAGCAGCGAGCCTTTGTGCCGGCAGGGGAAAGCGTCACCACCGATCCGCTTCCTTTCTACCGCTATTACATCGATTTTCGAGCCTGGCGCCAAGACTTGGAGCTGCGCTTGCGGTATAACGGTACGACTTTGCTGCAGGAGCGGGCAAGCCCGGGAGCCATTCGATCCGGAGGCGGCCGGTTGCAGGTGACGGTGGTGACGGAAGAGGGAGAAGAGCTGCGCCTGGCCCCCAAAACCATGGTCGGACCCTCGCATGTCGTAGTAGCGTACGTGGACGAAAGGCCGTTCCTTCCCATTCTCCCGGCCCATTCGTTTCCCGTCGTATCCGTAGAAGAATTGAAACATTAGTCTGAGTTATTTACAAATTATGAATTCCTTTGGTACTATGTAGGAAAGTGCTTAGCCACCTTGCGATTGTGAGGAAGTAGCTCTCCGAACGTCTCGCATGGCCGGTCCTTCAAGCGCGATAAAGGTGAGGTTTTCCAATTGTTTGACAAAGATACCATTTATATCGTAGGCGATGCGCAGTCTTCCTCCAACAACCCGATCACTCAGCAGTTCAGTGCCTTTTTTATCGGTCTGGTCGTGGATACGTCAAACGACAAGATCGTAGAGGCGGCCTGTTCCGCTACGGTCCAACTGACATCAGATTTTGCCCGGTCGATTTTCGTCGGCCATTCCATCTTTGCTTCAGAGGAGATCGGAGAAGAGATTCGCTATCGGTATTTTGGATCTTCCCAAAAAACGTTGATCGCTGCGTTCAAAGACGCACAAAAGAAGTACAAACAGGCTATTGCCGTGAGAAACAGCATGACAGAGTCACGGTAAATAGCACATACGCTGCTTTATTTATTCGTATGCACGGCATACACGTAAGTAAAACCCAGCAAATGCCATCGCTGTGAGCATTTGCTGGGTTTTTTGTTTCAGGGAGCGGGCAGGACAAAGAGACCTTGGACGTTCGCATTCGGGACCGTCCGGGAATACAACGTTCCGCTGCTATACGTCCGGTTCCACCCTGAAGCAGCCTCGGCAGAGGTCTTTTACGCGAACGTCCGCAGGTCAGAGCGTCCTTTGCCCATGCCTTTGGCAACCACTTTACGGCCAGATGCCGCCCCTTGCATTTTTCCCTAGCATTACTGATTAGAAGGAGGAGATTCCTTGCTATCATTTGTCTTTCGCAGATTTATCTCCATGGTCGTCACGCTCTGGCTCATCATTACTCTCACCTTCTTCCTCATGCACGCAGTACCCGGATCTCCTTTTGAAAAGGATGGGAAGGGTCTTAACGAAGCGGTGGCAGCCAACCTGAATGCCTACTACAACCTCGATAAGCCGCTGCTGGTCCAATACGGCCTGTACTTGAAGCAGCTGGTCCAGTTCGATCTCGGGCCGTCGATCGCCAACAGCTCGGATACGGTGAACAAGATGATTGCCCGCGGCTTTCCGGTTTCATTTCAGCTTGGGATTGTAGCGATTCTTTTTGCGGTAGTGACGGGGATCGCGCTGGGAGTGGTCGCTGCATTGCGTCATAACCGGCTCATTGACTACTTTGCGATGGTCGTGGCTGTCATCGGCATATCCGTCCCCAGCTTTGTCGTCGCATCGCTGCTCATCAAGTATTTGGCGGTGGAATGGAAGCTGCTGCCGACGGCAACATGGGGGACATGGGCACACGTCATCATGCCTGCGCTGGCTTTGGCCTTTAGCCCGATTGCGATCATCGCCAGGCTTACGCGCACCAACATGCTGGAAGTACTGACGCAGGATTTCATCGAAACCGCTCGTGCAAAAGGATTGTCGCCCGCTACGATCGTGTTCAAGCACGCGCTTCGCAATGCGATTTTGCCCGTCGTTACCTTGCTCGGGACACTGATTGCCAACGTTTTGACAGGAAGCTTCGTCATTGAAAAGATTTTTGCCATTCCCGGCATGGGCAAATACTTTGTGGCCGGGATCAACAACCGCGATTATTCCGTCATTATGGGAACGACCGTGTTTTACAGTGCGCTGCTCATCTTCATGATCTTCGTCGTCGATGTCTTGTACGGCATCATTGATCCGCGAATCAAGTTCCACGGAAAGGAGAGCCAAGGATGATTGTTTCTGACGAATTGTTTGTCCCGATGCGAAAAGACAGCTCCAGTACGGAAGCGATTGTGCGGCCGCAGCTTACGTTTTGGCAAGGGGCTTGGCTCCGCCTTCGAGGAAACAAGCTCGCACTGGCTGGATTGGTCATCATCATTCTGCTCGTTGGCATGGCGATCGTGGGGCCGATGATTTCCGGCCACGACTACGCCAAGCAGTCCATCATTTCCAAAAATAAAGGCCCGTCCGACATGTACTGGTTCGGGACGGATGAATTTGGCCGTGACGTATTTACCCGGGTGTGGTACGGCGCGAGGATATCGTTGTTCGTCGGATTGATGGCGGCACTCATCGACTTCTTTATCGGTGTCTTGTACGGCGGTATCGCCGGCTACATGGGCGGCAGGGTCGACAATATCATGATGCGCTTTGTCGATATTTTATACGGATTGCCGTACCTCTTGGTCGTTATTTTGCTGATGGTCGTGATGGGACCGGGCTTGATGACCATTATCGTAGCCCTCAGTGCGACGGGGTGGATCGGGATGGCACGGACCATCCGCGGACAAGTGTTGCAAATGAAAAACTCGGAATATGTGCTGGCTGCCAAGACGATGGGAGCGAAGCCGTTTTACATTATTCGCAAGCATCTTTTGCCAAATACCATCGGAATTATCATCGTGTACGTGACATTGTCCGTACCGACGGCCATTTTCTCGGAGGCGTTTCTCAGCTTTCTCGGACTCGGTGTTCAGGCGCCGCAAGCCAGCTGGGGCGTGATGGCCAACGACGGACTGTCGACCATCTTGTCCGGTCATTGGTGGAGACTCTTTTTCCCGGCCTTCTTCATATCCTTGACCATGCTTGCGTTCAACGTGCTCGGCGACGGTTTGCGGGATGCGTTTGATCCGAAGTCTAGGGGGTAAGCATCATGGAAAAACAGGAAACATTGCTGGAGGTAAACGGACTTCGCGTCGTATTCAAGACGCACGGCGGAGAGATCAATGCGGTTAGGGACGTCACCTTTTCGCTGAGGAGAGGGGAGACGCTGGCGATCGTGGGTGAATCCGGATGCGGCAAAAGCGTGACAGCCAAAAGCATTATGAGGCTGGTGCCAGAGCATATCGGAAAGATCGCAAGCGGCAGCATTCTATACAAAGGAAAAGATTTGGCGAAGCTGCCTGAAAAGGAAATGCGGGAGATGCGCGGCTCGGAAATCTCGATGATTTTCCAGGATGCCATGACTTCCTTGAACCCGACGATTTCCATTGGCGAGCAGATCATGGAAGGAATTATTCGGCATCAGAAGGTCAGCAAGGCGGAAGCCAGACGGCAAGCCATCGAAATTCTGCAGCTGGTGGGCATCGCCAACCCGGAGAGCCGGCTGAAGCAATATTTGCATCAATTCAGCGGCGGGATGCGGCAGCGAATCATGATTGCGATTGCACTCGTGTGCAAGCCGTCTATCCTGATCGCCGACGAGCCGACGACCGCGCTCGATGTGACGATCCAGGCGCAAATTATCGACCTGTTTAAAAGCATTCAGCAAAAAACAGGCGTGTCCATCATCATTATCACGCACGATCTGGGCGTCGTGGCCAAGATCGCCGATCGGGTCAACGTCATGTACGCGGGGAAAGTAGTCGAGTCTGGCCTGGTCCGGGACATTTTCTACAATCCGCAGCACCCGTACACGAAAGGTCTGCTTGCTTCCATGCCGCGTCTCGATGCGGACCGCAACATCCCGCTAAGCCCCATTCCGGGGACGCCGCCGGATTTGTTTTCGCCTCCGCCGGGCTGTGCCTTTGCCGCCCGCTGTGATTACGCGCTGGAGGTATGCCGCAATCATCAGCCTGCCGAGACGACTGTACACAGCAGCCACGCCGTCTCCTGTTGGCTGCAGGATCCGCGGGCGAAAAAGCTGCTCGCCTCCATGCAGGTGCCTACAGGGACTTGAAGCCGATCGGTGACACGGCACACTCCGGCTTGAGTCCATGCCGCTCGCTTTGCTCATCGGTGTAAAAGAGGGTGTCGTCCTGCGACGCTATCCTTTTACGACATATAAAAAACGTATAAGGGGGAAGAATCAGTGAAAAAATTATCGACACTCCTGCTGTCTGCGTCGCTCGCTGCTTCCATGCTGATTGCCGGATGTTCATCCGGTCAGCCTGCGGACAACAATGCGGCTCCACCGGCGGCAAACGGAAACCAGTCCGCTCCGACTCCGCAAGACCAGGCAGCCAAGCTGCTGCTCTTGAACAACATCAAGGAGCCTACGTCTTTGGACCCGCCAATCGGGTTTGACGAGCCTTCCTACAACATCCTGAACAACCTGATGGAAGGTCTGACTCGTCTGGATGCCGACCAAAAGCCTCAACCGGCGGCAGCATCGGAATGGCAAGTGTCTCCGGACGGTAAGGTCTACACCTTCAAGCTTCGCGACAACAAGTGGACCAACGGCGATCCGGTTACGGCAAAAGACTTCGAATACGCGTGGAAGCGCATGCTCGATCCGAAAACGGCATCGTCAGCAGCGCCGCTCGCTTACATCATCGAAGGGGCAGAGGCTTACAACAGCGGAAAAGGCTCCGCCGATGACGTCAAAGTAAAAGCGCTGGACGACAAAACGCTGGAAGTGAGACTGGCTCAGCCTGCGTCCTGGACGCTGCTGCTCGTCTCCAACCCTGCATTCTTCCCTGTAAACAAGGCAGTTGATGAGAAAGATCCGAAGTGGGCTGCCGAAGCTTCTACTTTTGTAGGAAACGGTCCGTTCAAACTGACAGAATGGGCGCATGACAGCGAACTGAAAATGATGAAAAACGAGAACTACTGGGATGCGGCAAACGTAACCCTCGCTGGCGCCGTTTGGAAGATGATCGATGACGAGAATACGGAATATCAAATGTTCACCAACGAGGAGCTGCACAGAACGACCACGGTTCCTGCAGACATGGCCGACCAGCTGTTCAAAGAAGGGAAAGTGCTCGTAAAAGACGGAGCGGGAACAGAGCTGTATCGTTTCAACGTGACCAAAGAACCGTTCGACAACAAAAATATCCGCAAAGCATTCAGTATGGCGATCGATCGGCAGACACTCGTTGATCTTGTTCTGATGCGTAAGCAAAAACCGGCGTTTGCATTTGTTTCCTACGGTCTGCCGGATGCCAACGGCGCGGGCCAGTTCCGCGAAGTAGGCGGAGATCTGGTGAAATTCGATCCGGCCGAAGCGAAAAAGCTGCTGGAGCAGGGGATGAAGGAAAAAGGCTACACCACCCTGCCGGAAGTGACGCTGACCTACCGCAGCGGCACCAACTACGAGAAAACTGCGCAAGCGTTGCAAGAAATGTTCAAGCAAAACCTCGGGGTCGATGTCAAGCTGCAAAAGGTCGAAGGAAAAGTGCTGACCGATATGCAAAAGCAATTGCAATTCCAGTTGGCGCGTTCTTCCTGGCTGCCTGACTTCGGTGATGCCATCAACTTCCTGGACATCTTCCAGTCGAAGAGCCCAAGCAACCGCACAGGCTGGAGCAACGCTCAATACGACAAGTTGATCCAAGACGCGTACAAAGAGGCGGACGATGCGAAGCGGCTGCAAATGCTGCACGATGCGGAAAAAATCCTGATGGATGAGGCGCCAATCGCTCCGCTGTACTTCTACAACACGTCCCTGCTGCAAAGCGACAAGGTCAGTGGAATTGAAAGCACATCTCTCAGCTATACAGACCTGAGGAAGGCTGTCGTGAAGTAAAAAGCAATGGCCGGGAGAAGTCATTTCAAGGCAAATGGAATGACTCTCCCCCTTTTTTGCTGATTGTTTTAATGGTGCTATAATTAATTATGACTTAAGCAAACAAAAGAGAGATGACATCAAAGAAATAGCACTAGAGAAGATGGAGGAAAACATGATTATTCAAGCCATCGAAGTAAAAAGAATTTCTGTCCCATTGAAAAAGCCGTTTAAAACTGCATTGCGCACCGTCGAGAGCCTGGAATCGGTTCTGGTCAAGATCACGTGCGACAATGGAATGGTAGGCTGGGGAGAAGCGTCAGCCACAGTCGTCATCACCGGCGACAGCATCGAGAGCATTGAATCCGCCATTTTAAATACGATGAAACCGCAGTTGATCGGGCTGAATCTGAAAGCCTACGAGCATGTGTTCCATGTCTTGCACCAGTCCATGGTCGGCAACACCAGTGCCAAAGCAGCGGTCGACATCGCTCTGTACGATCTGATTTCCCAGCGTGCCGGCATGCCGTTGTACCAGTTTCTCGGCGGGTACAGAAATCAGCTGGAAACGGACTACACCGTGAGCGTCAACTCGCCAAAAGAGATGGGAGAAGACGCAGCCGCCTATTTGAAAGAAGGCTTCAACGTTCTGAAAATTAAGGTAGGGAAAGACAACATCGAGGATGACATCTTGCGCATCCAGGAAATTCGCAAATCCGTGGGCAATCAAGTGAAGATTCGTCTTGATGCCAACCAGGGATGGAATGTCAAAGAAGCGGTTCGTTCGATTCGCAAAATGGAAGATATGGGCCTCGGCATCGAGCTGATCGAGCAGCCGGTGAAAGCTCATGATCTTGAAGGCTTGAAAGTAGTGACCGATTCCGTAGATACGCCGATCATGGCAGACGAGAGCGTGTTTTCCCCGGCACAGGCCTTGCACGTTCTGCGCACCCGGGCAGCTGATCTGATCAATATCAAGCTGATGAAAGCAGGCGGAATTTTCAAAGCGCAGTTGATCAACCAGATGGCGGAAGAACACGGAATTCCATGTATGGTTGGCAGCATGATCGAATCGCGTCTGGCGGTTTCGGCGGCGGCTCACTTTGCAGCCAGCAAGAAAAACATCACGCGGTTCGACTTCGATGCGCCGTTGATGCTTCTGCATGACGGCATTGACGGAGGCGTGACGTATGCAGGCCGCCTTATGACGATGCCGGAAGACCCTGGCCTTGGCATTCACTCCGTAAGCATGTGGGAAGGAGGAAAGGAATCGTGAAAGCTGCACTCGTAAACGTTTCGGTCGCAACTGTATGGACGAAGCCGGAGTCGCCGCGGGACATCGACCGACTGGCGCTGACCGTACCCGTGGATGCACGCGGCTGGCTGTCGTCGCTTACGGTCGAGGAAAAACTCGGCTTCTACGACAACAACGCCATTCAGACGCAAGCTCTCTACGGCACGAAGGTGCTCATCGAGGAAGAGCAGGGAGATTGGTCCAAGGTACTCATTCCGGATCAGGCTTGCCGCAAGAACGAGATCGGGTACCCGGGGTGGATCCCTTCGAATCAGCTCGTGCCCTGGTCCGAAGCGTTTGAGGTACAGGACGGCCAAAAGCTGGCGATGGTGACGGCTGCGATGGCTGACCTCTACACCACCGACAGGGAAAGGGCAATGGAGCTGGCTTATTTGACCAGACTACCGCTGCTCTCGGAAACGGAAGGCGGTGTATTCGTGGCTACGCCGACAGGAGAGGGCTTTTTGCGCTCGGAAGACATCGAGGTGGTCCGGGCAAACGAGCCAGTTGATCTGACGGGCAACCGCGGGGAAGCCATCGTCGAGAACGGCAAGCGATTCCTCGGACTGCACTACCTGTGGGGCGGAATGTCCTCTTACGGCTACGACTGCTCTGGATTTGCCTACAACATGCATCGTTCGGTCGGCATTCAGATTCCTCGTGATGCGTCGGATCAGGCGAATGCCGGACAGTTGGTGGAAAAAGCCGACTTGCTCCCGGGCGATCTGCTGTTCTTCGCCCATGAAGAAGGAAAGGGCAGGGTGCACCACGTCGGCATTTACATCGGCAATCAGGAAATGATTCACTCCCCTGACTCGCGCGGTGCCATTGAAATCGTCAAGCTCGACGATACGTACAGGCTGATTAAGGAGCATTGCGTCTCCAGACGATACTGGTAAACGGATTACGGGGGGAGGAGTGGCCAGATGCAAAAAAAGAAGCTGGTCGAGGTAAAAAACCTAACGAAAGCCTTCACGGTTGGCAAAGGGCTTTCGCTCAAAGCTGCTGACAATGTTTCTTTTGATATTTATGAGGGGGAGACATTCGGTCTGGTAGGCGAGTCTGGCTGCGGGAAATCCACGACGGGCCGCACCATTATCGGCTTGTACCAACCAAGCGGAGGCGAAGTGCTCTTTGACGGCCAAAATGTGCACAAAGCCTCTTCGCACGAACGCAGCAAGCTGACGAAAAACATGCAAATGATCTTTCAGGACCCATACGCTTCCCTGAATCCTCGGATGAATATCGCGGAGATTATTTCCGAAGGCTTGCAGCTCAACGGGCTTTACAAGGGCAAAGCGGAGCGGATGAAGCGCGTCGTCGAGCTGCTGGAGATGGTCGGTCTGAACAAGGAGCACGCCAACCGCTTTCCCCACGAATTCAGCGGCGGACAGCGGCAGCGGATCGGGATCGCAAGGGCGCTCGCAGTCAATCCCCGCTTCGTGATCGCGGATGAGCCGATCTCGGCACTCGATGTCTCCGTGCAGGCGCAGGTGGTCAACTTGATGAAAAATTTGCAGCGAGAGCAAAACCTCACCTACCTGTTTATCGCACACGATCTGGCGATGGTGAAGCATATCAGTGACCGCATCGGAGTCATGTACTTGGGCAATCTGGTGGAAATGACGGACAGCGAAAAGCTGTACGAATCCCCCAAGCATCCGTATACGCAAGCGTTGCTTTCGGCCATACCCGTCCCTGATCCTGACCTGGAAAAAAGCCGGGAGCGCCAAATTATAGAGGGCGATGTGCCGAGTCCGATCAATCCGCCGAGCGGCTGCGTGTTCCGGACGCGCTGCCCTGTCGCCAAAGAGGTATGCGCCCAGAAGAAACCGGATTGGCAGGAGATCGAACCCGGGCATTTTGCTGCCTGCCACCTGTATTCGTAATAGGTTGATTCTTCGCTATCATTCGACAAAAATCGCGCTGACCATCCCTGCTGAAGGGGATGGTTTTGTCTTTTGTAAAGGTATTGTTATCCGCCTTATATATGGAAGCGTTACCAACCAGGAAAAGGGAGAGTGCTGTTAATATTCTGTAAACAAGCAGGAAATGGACGACTTTTGTCGAAATACTGATGCATAAACATCTGGTAACAACATTGGCCTACTTCATCGTGAATTTCCATTCCAGAGAAGTGAGGGTTGCATATGGCTCTGAGTTCATCCTCATTCCAATCGACCCCCCGTCGTTGGCGGGAAGTCGAAACACAGCTGGGAATCACCGTGCCCAAGTCGCTGCGATCTGACACGTCTGCCCTGTTGTTTTTGGAAAGCGTCGCTGCAACACCCATGTTGGACAAAGAAGAAGAGTTGGAGTGCCTGATCCGCTACCAGCAAAATGGCGATTTGGAAGCCAGGGAAACGCTGGTGCGGGCGTATCTGCGCTATGTAGTCAATACGGCTTTGCGCCACTTGAGACGAGGCATGCCATTTCTGGATCTGATTCAAGAAGGAACCATCGGTTTGTTTACGGCTATCGACAAGTTTGATGTGGGACGAGGCGTCCGCCTGTACCATTACTCGCACTGGTGGATCTCCCAGGCCATTACCCGTGCCATCAATGACAAAGGGACTCTGATCCGCATTCCGGTGCATATGCACGAACAAATTCGCCAGTACCAAAAGCAAGTGCTGCACCTGGTGCATGAATTGAACCGTACGCCAGACCGACTGGAAATAGCCGGGCTGCTGGACATCCCGCTGGAAAAGGTCGATGCCATCGAACTTGCGCTAATGATGAAGATGGAGTCCATCGACGATATTCTGGAGGCGGAGGAAGAGCTGGCGGGACACGAGGACGAATGCCTCAGCTACGCCGAAATCATGGATGACGGTGAGTCCTCTCTGGATGACTGGATCGAAAAGGTGGATTTGCGCTCACAGATGCGGGCCGCCCTCGAAAGACTCAGTCCACGCGCCCAGGAGATCATTTCCATGCGGTACGGTCTGTACGACGATCAGGTGTACACGCTGGAAGAAGTGGGCAAGATGTTCGGCTTGACCCGCGAGCGCATCCGGCAGATTGAAGCAACAACGATCGATCGGCTGCGCACCCAAAAGGCCTCCCGCGTCTTGAAAGATTATTTGACTTAAATAGAGGTTTCGACTGCCCCCTCGAGGAACGAGGGGGTTTTTCATGCGTCAGCCAAAGTGTCAGAGGTGGCGGGAGGGAGAGGCGTAGTCTTCTTTTCTTGTGGTAAACTGTATAGATAGGCTTTGATGATTTTGGT
Proteins encoded:
- a CDS encoding dipeptide epimerase, with translation MIIQAIEVKRISVPLKKPFKTALRTVESLESVLVKITCDNGMVGWGEASATVVITGDSIESIESAILNTMKPQLIGLNLKAYEHVFHVLHQSMVGNTSAKAAVDIALYDLISQRAGMPLYQFLGGYRNQLETDYTVSVNSPKEMGEDAAAYLKEGFNVLKIKVGKDNIEDDILRIQEIRKSVGNQVKIRLDANQGWNVKEAVRSIRKMEDMGLGIELIEQPVKAHDLEGLKVVTDSVDTPIMADESVFSPAQALHVLRTRAADLINIKLMKAGGIFKAQLINQMAEEHGIPCMVGSMIESRLAVSAAAHFAASKKNITRFDFDAPLMLLHDGIDGGVTYAGRLMTMPEDPGLGIHSVSMWEGGKES
- a CDS encoding ABC transporter ATP-binding protein produces the protein MEKQETLLEVNGLRVVFKTHGGEINAVRDVTFSLRRGETLAIVGESGCGKSVTAKSIMRLVPEHIGKIASGSILYKGKDLAKLPEKEMREMRGSEISMIFQDAMTSLNPTISIGEQIMEGIIRHQKVSKAEARRQAIEILQLVGIANPESRLKQYLHQFSGGMRQRIMIAIALVCKPSILIADEPTTALDVTIQAQIIDLFKSIQQKTGVSIIIITHDLGVVAKIADRVNVMYAGKVVESGLVRDIFYNPQHPYTKGLLASMPRLDADRNIPLSPIPGTPPDLFSPPPGCAFAARCDYALEVCRNHQPAETTVHSSHAVSCWLQDPRAKKLLASMQVPTGT
- a CDS encoding ABC transporter permease: MLSFVFRRFISMVVTLWLIITLTFFLMHAVPGSPFEKDGKGLNEAVAANLNAYYNLDKPLLVQYGLYLKQLVQFDLGPSIANSSDTVNKMIARGFPVSFQLGIVAILFAVVTGIALGVVAALRHNRLIDYFAMVVAVIGISVPSFVVASLLIKYLAVEWKLLPTATWGTWAHVIMPALALAFSPIAIIARLTRTNMLEVLTQDFIETARAKGLSPATIVFKHALRNAILPVVTLLGTLIANVLTGSFVIEKIFAIPGMGKYFVAGINNRDYSVIMGTTVFYSALLIFMIFVVDVLYGIIDPRIKFHGKESQG
- a CDS encoding ABC transporter permease; translated protein: MIVSDELFVPMRKDSSSTEAIVRPQLTFWQGAWLRLRGNKLALAGLVIIILLVGMAIVGPMISGHDYAKQSIISKNKGPSDMYWFGTDEFGRDVFTRVWYGARISLFVGLMAALIDFFIGVLYGGIAGYMGGRVDNIMMRFVDILYGLPYLLVVILLMVVMGPGLMTIIVALSATGWIGMARTIRGQVLQMKNSEYVLAAKTMGAKPFYIIRKHLLPNTIGIIIVYVTLSVPTAIFSEAFLSFLGLGVQAPQASWGVMANDGLSTILSGHWWRLFFPAFFISLTMLAFNVLGDGLRDAFDPKSRG
- a CDS encoding sigma-70 family RNA polymerase sigma factor, yielding MALSSSSFQSTPRRWREVETQLGITVPKSLRSDTSALLFLESVAATPMLDKEEELECLIRYQQNGDLEARETLVRAYLRYVVNTALRHLRRGMPFLDLIQEGTIGLFTAIDKFDVGRGVRLYHYSHWWISQAITRAINDKGTLIRIPVHMHEQIRQYQKQVLHLVHELNRTPDRLEIAGLLDIPLEKVDAIELALMMKMESIDDILEAEEELAGHEDECLSYAEIMDDGESSLDDWIEKVDLRSQMRAALERLSPRAQEIISMRYGLYDDQVYTLEEVGKMFGLTRERIRQIEATTIDRLRTQKASRVLKDYLT
- a CDS encoding oligopeptide/dipeptide ABC transporter ATP-binding protein, with amino-acid sequence MQKKKLVEVKNLTKAFTVGKGLSLKAADNVSFDIYEGETFGLVGESGCGKSTTGRTIIGLYQPSGGEVLFDGQNVHKASSHERSKLTKNMQMIFQDPYASLNPRMNIAEIISEGLQLNGLYKGKAERMKRVVELLEMVGLNKEHANRFPHEFSGGQRQRIGIARALAVNPRFVIADEPISALDVSVQAQVVNLMKNLQREQNLTYLFIAHDLAMVKHISDRIGVMYLGNLVEMTDSEKLYESPKHPYTQALLSAIPVPDPDLEKSRERQIIEGDVPSPINPPSGCVFRTRCPVAKEVCAQKKPDWQEIEPGHFAACHLYS
- a CDS encoding C40 family peptidase produces the protein MKAALVNVSVATVWTKPESPRDIDRLALTVPVDARGWLSSLTVEEKLGFYDNNAIQTQALYGTKVLIEEEQGDWSKVLIPDQACRKNEIGYPGWIPSNQLVPWSEAFEVQDGQKLAMVTAAMADLYTTDRERAMELAYLTRLPLLSETEGGVFVATPTGEGFLRSEDIEVVRANEPVDLTGNRGEAIVENGKRFLGLHYLWGGMSSYGYDCSGFAYNMHRSVGIQIPRDASDQANAGQLVEKADLLPGDLLFFAHEEGKGRVHHVGIYIGNQEMIHSPDSRGAIEIVKLDDTYRLIKEHCVSRRYW
- a CDS encoding DUF3870 domain-containing protein; the protein is MFDKDTIYIVGDAQSSSNNPITQQFSAFFIGLVVDTSNDKIVEAACSATVQLTSDFARSIFVGHSIFASEEIGEEIRYRYFGSSQKTLIAAFKDAQKKYKQAIAVRNSMTESR
- a CDS encoding peptide ABC transporter substrate-binding protein; the protein is MKKLSTLLLSASLAASMLIAGCSSGQPADNNAAPPAANGNQSAPTPQDQAAKLLLLNNIKEPTSLDPPIGFDEPSYNILNNLMEGLTRLDADQKPQPAAASEWQVSPDGKVYTFKLRDNKWTNGDPVTAKDFEYAWKRMLDPKTASSAAPLAYIIEGAEAYNSGKGSADDVKVKALDDKTLEVRLAQPASWTLLLVSNPAFFPVNKAVDEKDPKWAAEASTFVGNGPFKLTEWAHDSELKMMKNENYWDAANVTLAGAVWKMIDDENTEYQMFTNEELHRTTTVPADMADQLFKEGKVLVKDGAGTELYRFNVTKEPFDNKNIRKAFSMAIDRQTLVDLVLMRKQKPAFAFVSYGLPDANGAGQFREVGGDLVKFDPAEAKKLLEQGMKEKGYTTLPEVTLTYRSGTNYEKTAQALQEMFKQNLGVDVKLQKVEGKVLTDMQKQLQFQLARSSWLPDFGDAINFLDIFQSKSPSNRTGWSNAQYDKLIQDAYKEADDAKRLQMLHDAEKILMDEAPIAPLYFYNTSLLQSDKVSGIESTSLSYTDLRKAVVK